A stretch of Aeromicrobium tamlense DNA encodes these proteins:
- a CDS encoding DUF3039 domain-containing protein, which translates to MGFFGRGTQTVQDERTEQRLDNGDHERFSHYVPKDKLTEAMVMGTPVVALCGKVWVPSRDPQRFPVCPECKDIWENFNPGDDDESGSDSDQ; encoded by the coding sequence GTGGGATTCTTCGGCCGCGGCACCCAGACCGTTCAAGACGAGCGCACCGAGCAGCGCCTCGACAACGGCGACCACGAGCGCTTCAGCCACTACGTCCCGAAGGACAAGCTGACCGAGGCCATGGTCATGGGCACGCCCGTCGTGGCCCTGTGCGGCAAGGTCTGGGTCCCCAGTCGCGATCCGCAGCGCTTCCCGGTCTGCCCGGAGTGCAAGGACATCTGGGAGAACTTCAACCCCGGCGACGACGACGAGTCCGGGAGTGACTCCGACCAGTGA
- a CDS encoding nicotinate phosphoribosyltransferase gives MSTALLTDHYELTMLQATLADGTASRRSVFEVFGRRLNGGRRFGVVAGTGRVLDALANFRFDQSEIEFLRLSKVVDDVTCDWLADYRFTGDIWGYPEGELWFPGSPILRVDATFGEGVILETLILSILNHDSAIASAATRMTMAAGDRPCIEMGTRRTHEEAAVASARAAYICGFAATSNLEAGRRYGIPTAGTAAHAFTLVHDSERDAFTSQIGSLGHDTTLLVDTYDTPQGVATAIEVGGPHLGGVRLDSGDLADVARATRAQLDAAGNTDTRITVTSDLDEYAIAALAAAPVDGYGVGTSLVTGSGSPTSGFVYKLVARETADGAMLGVAKKSKDKTSIGGRKTALRRLSAKGVAEAEVVGIDVKPRDDGDDRELMVPLVEAGERVHRATLQDSRARLQASLRELPASARRLSKGDPAIATIYEED, from the coding sequence GTGTCGACCGCGCTGCTGACCGACCACTACGAGCTGACGATGCTGCAGGCCACGCTGGCCGACGGCACGGCCTCACGGCGCAGCGTGTTCGAGGTGTTCGGACGGCGGCTCAACGGCGGGCGACGGTTCGGCGTGGTCGCCGGCACCGGGCGCGTGCTCGACGCACTGGCGAACTTCCGGTTCGACCAGTCCGAGATCGAGTTCCTGCGACTGTCGAAGGTCGTCGACGACGTCACGTGCGACTGGCTCGCGGACTACCGCTTCACCGGCGACATCTGGGGCTACCCCGAGGGCGAGCTGTGGTTCCCCGGCTCGCCCATCCTGCGGGTCGACGCCACGTTCGGCGAGGGCGTGATCCTCGAGACGCTGATCCTGTCGATCCTCAACCACGACTCGGCCATCGCCTCAGCCGCGACGCGCATGACGATGGCCGCGGGCGACCGGCCGTGCATCGAGATGGGCACGCGCCGCACGCACGAGGAGGCCGCCGTCGCGTCCGCGCGGGCCGCCTACATCTGCGGGTTCGCCGCCACGTCGAACCTCGAGGCCGGACGCCGCTACGGCATCCCCACCGCCGGCACCGCCGCGCACGCGTTCACGCTCGTGCACGACTCCGAGCGCGACGCGTTCACGTCGCAGATCGGCTCGCTCGGGCACGACACGACGCTGCTGGTCGACACGTACGACACGCCGCAGGGCGTCGCCACGGCGATCGAGGTCGGCGGTCCGCACCTCGGCGGCGTGCGCCTGGACTCCGGTGACCTCGCCGACGTCGCGCGGGCCACGCGGGCGCAGCTCGACGCCGCAGGCAACACCGACACCCGCATCACGGTCACGAGCGACCTCGACGAGTACGCGATCGCCGCCCTGGCCGCCGCGCCCGTGGACGGCTACGGCGTGGGCACCTCGCTCGTCACCGGGTCGGGCTCCCCCACGAGCGGGTTCGTCTACAAGCTGGTCGCGCGCGAGACCGCCGACGGCGCGATGCTCGGCGTCGCGAAGAAGAGCAAGGACAAGACGTCGATCGGCGGCCGCAAGACCGCGCTGCGCCGGCTCAGCGCCAAGGGCGTGGCCGAGGCCGAGGTCGTCGGGATCGACGTGAAGCCCCGTGACGACGGCGACGACCGCGAGCTGATGGTGCCGCTCGTCGAGGCCGGCGAGCGGGTGCACCGGGCCACCCTGCAGGACTCGCGAGCCCGCCTCCAGGCGTCGCTGCGCGAGCTGCCCGCGTCGGCGCGACGCCTCTCCAAGGGCGATCCCGCCATCGCGACGATCTACGAGGAGGACTGA
- a CDS encoding DUF3048 domain-containing protein: MKLRMLSVTCALVLSVGACSNGGEEKESPGPKEPAKTTAAKVAAINPLTGGTLKKTPANPVFVVKVDNTPASAPQTSIDQADLVVEQTVEGGITRLAALYYTRLPGDVGHVRSMRATDIGIAKPVRGQVVASGGAGKTISRIKDAGIPIHSQDAGSPGLSRDAGYAPYNVVVDLGRLNKDVKNEQPERPYFQWATDAAAPKGPQVTGATVKFSRSHTTSWKFNGKAWKRTNGTSAKEFGARNLVVLWADEKDAGYTDPAGNPVPETTFQGGGKAVVFVGGTRVNAKWKKANNASTIVLTTRDGRAMKLPKGKTWIELLSKRESTALSAQ; the protein is encoded by the coding sequence ATGAAGTTGCGGATGCTGTCGGTGACCTGTGCCCTCGTGCTGTCGGTGGGCGCGTGCTCGAACGGAGGCGAGGAGAAGGAGTCGCCCGGCCCGAAGGAGCCTGCGAAGACCACGGCCGCGAAGGTCGCGGCGATCAACCCGCTGACCGGCGGCACCCTGAAGAAGACGCCTGCGAACCCGGTCTTCGTCGTCAAGGTCGACAACACCCCGGCCTCGGCCCCGCAGACCAGCATCGACCAGGCCGACCTGGTGGTCGAGCAGACCGTCGAGGGCGGCATCACGCGCCTCGCCGCGCTCTACTACACGCGCCTGCCCGGCGACGTCGGCCACGTGCGCTCCATGCGTGCCACCGACATCGGCATCGCGAAGCCGGTGCGCGGCCAGGTCGTCGCCTCGGGCGGTGCCGGCAAGACGATCTCGCGCATCAAGGACGCGGGCATCCCGATCCACTCGCAGGACGCCGGGTCGCCCGGCCTCTCGCGCGACGCCGGCTACGCGCCGTACAACGTCGTCGTCGACCTCGGCCGGCTCAACAAGGACGTCAAGAACGAGCAGCCCGAGCGCCCCTACTTCCAGTGGGCCACCGACGCCGCGGCGCCGAAGGGCCCGCAGGTCACCGGCGCCACCGTGAAGTTCTCCCGCAGCCACACCACGTCGTGGAAGTTCAACGGCAAGGCCTGGAAGCGCACCAACGGCACCAGCGCGAAGGAGTTCGGCGCCAGGAACCTCGTGGTCCTGTGGGCCGACGAGAAGGACGCCGGCTACACCGATCCCGCCGGGAACCCGGTGCCCGAGACCACGTTCCAGGGCGGCGGCAAGGCGGTCGTCTTCGTCGGCGGAACCCGTGTCAACGCCAAGTGGAAGAAGGCGAACAACGCCTCCACGATCGTGCTGACCACGCGCGACGGCCGGGCGATGAAGCTGCCCAAGGGCAAGACCTGGATCGAGCTGCTGAGCAAGCGGGAGTCCACGGCGCTCAGCGCGCAGTAG
- a CDS encoding LLM class flavin-dependent oxidoreductase, which produces MKLSVLDLVPVRTDQTSGDAVAAATELAQTADRLGFERYWVAEHHNMPAVAATSPPVLIALLAAATERIRLGSGGVMLPNHAPLAVAEQFALLEAAFPGRIDLGIGRAPGSDPVTSWALRGAAGRDDSDIENFPRYLDDVVALMDGRGVRVPIPNQQYVLKATPAAVGAPNLWLLGSSMYSAHLAAAKGLPYVFAHHFSGHGTAEALEVYRREFRPSDVCDRPTTFLTVNIVVADTADEATALALPNLQNMARLRTGKPLAPIDLVEDAEALDLDPGMDSLVDSGLARMVVGDPDTARKELEVLAAQFDVDEVMLHPVASARRGADPRSTPGRVRTLELVAG; this is translated from the coding sequence GTGAAGCTCTCGGTCCTGGATCTCGTCCCTGTCCGTACCGACCAGACCAGCGGTGATGCCGTCGCGGCCGCCACCGAGCTGGCGCAGACCGCCGACCGGCTCGGGTTCGAGCGGTACTGGGTCGCCGAGCACCACAACATGCCCGCCGTGGCGGCCACGTCGCCGCCGGTCCTGATCGCCCTGCTGGCGGCGGCGACCGAGCGCATCCGGCTGGGCTCGGGCGGCGTCATGCTGCCCAACCACGCGCCGCTCGCGGTGGCTGAGCAGTTCGCCCTGCTCGAGGCCGCCTTCCCGGGTCGCATCGACCTCGGCATCGGTCGCGCGCCCGGCTCGGACCCCGTCACCTCGTGGGCGCTGCGCGGCGCCGCGGGTCGTGACGACTCCGACATCGAGAACTTCCCGCGGTACCTCGACGACGTCGTCGCTCTCATGGACGGCCGCGGCGTTCGCGTGCCGATCCCGAACCAGCAGTACGTGCTGAAGGCGACCCCGGCCGCCGTCGGCGCCCCGAACCTGTGGCTGCTCGGCTCGTCGATGTACTCGGCGCACCTCGCCGCCGCGAAGGGCCTGCCGTACGTCTTCGCGCACCACTTCAGCGGGCACGGCACGGCGGAGGCGCTCGAGGTCTACCGCAGGGAGTTCCGGCCGAGCGACGTCTGCGACCGGCCCACGACGTTCCTCACCGTGAACATCGTCGTGGCCGACACCGCCGACGAGGCCACCGCGCTCGCGCTGCCGAACCTGCAGAACATGGCACGCCTGCGCACCGGCAAGCCGCTCGCGCCGATCGACCTCGTGGAGGACGCGGAGGCGCTCGACCTCGACCCGGGCATGGACTCGCTCGTCGACTCGGGCCTGGCGCGGATGGTGGTCGGCGACCCCGACACCGCGCGCAAGGAGCTCGAGGTGCTCGCCGCCCAGTTCGACGTGGACGAGGTCATGCTGCACCCGGTGGCGTCCGCGCGTCGCGGTGCCGACCCGCGCTCCACGCCCGGCCGCGTCCGCACCCTCGAGCTCGTCGCCGGCTGA
- a CDS encoding YqgE/AlgH family protein, with protein MATVRGQLLVATSAIDSGPFRRSVVYVLDHDEDGALGVIVNHPLESDLDEVLPGWAESANAPGCLFEGGPCAMDSALAVGVVSDMESRPIGWRQMAGRVGIVDLEGPVPVGGELLGLRVFAGYAGWSTGQLEEEIAEGAWLVVPARDGDLISPDPDRLWSEVLRRQAGDTRFWSTLPDDPGLN; from the coding sequence ATGGCAACGGTGCGAGGCCAGCTCCTGGTCGCCACCTCGGCGATCGACTCCGGCCCCTTCCGGCGAAGCGTCGTGTACGTCCTGGACCACGACGAGGACGGCGCGCTGGGCGTGATCGTGAACCACCCCCTCGAGTCCGACCTCGACGAGGTCCTGCCCGGGTGGGCCGAGTCGGCCAACGCGCCCGGCTGCCTGTTCGAGGGCGGCCCCTGCGCGATGGACTCCGCGCTGGCGGTGGGCGTCGTCAGCGACATGGAGTCGCGCCCGATCGGCTGGCGCCAGATGGCCGGCCGCGTCGGGATCGTCGATCTCGAGGGACCCGTCCCGGTGGGCGGCGAGCTGCTCGGCCTGCGCGTGTTCGCGGGCTACGCCGGCTGGTCCACGGGCCAGCTGGAGGAGGAGATCGCGGAGGGCGCGTGGCTCGTGGTGCCGGCCCGGGACGGCGACCTGATCTCGCCCGATCCCGACCGCCTGTGGAGCGAGGTGCTCCGGCGTCAGGCGGGCGACACCCGCTTCTGGTCGACATTGCCCGACGACCCCGGGCTGAACTGA
- a CDS encoding aminotransferase class V-fold PLP-dependent enzyme: MREAFGATFIGPEGYLNTAAYGLPPKATVDALERVHRGWAAGTVAGPDFDADIAAGRAAFATLAGVPVKSVAMGSSVAALLGPVASALPHGSRVLVPEGEFTSVSFPFAAHDGRGVTVTEVPLERLPELAADHDVVAVSTVQSADGAQVDLAALRAATEGSETLVILDATQQLGWLRLDLAWADVVVSSSYKWLLAPTGIAWASYAERMVERLVPHHANRYAGGAPWQTTYGLPLRLTDDARRFDISPSWFPVVGAATSLAWMATLDLDAVTAHNLDLAGRARAALDLPPLDSAIVSIPIEHAATRLQDAGLRASVRQGAARIAFHLYNDEEDLDRVVDALRA, encoded by the coding sequence ATGCGAGAGGCATTCGGGGCCACGTTCATCGGGCCGGAGGGCTACCTGAACACGGCGGCCTACGGGCTGCCACCGAAGGCCACGGTCGACGCCCTCGAACGGGTCCACCGCGGCTGGGCCGCGGGCACCGTCGCGGGACCCGACTTCGACGCCGACATCGCGGCGGGTCGCGCGGCGTTCGCGACCCTGGCCGGCGTCCCGGTGAAGTCCGTCGCGATGGGCTCGTCCGTCGCGGCGCTGCTCGGCCCGGTGGCCTCCGCCCTGCCCCACGGCTCGCGCGTGCTGGTCCCCGAGGGCGAGTTCACGTCGGTCAGCTTCCCGTTCGCCGCCCACGACGGCCGCGGCGTGACCGTCACCGAGGTGCCGCTCGAGCGGTTGCCCGAGCTGGCCGCCGATCACGACGTGGTGGCGGTGTCCACCGTGCAGTCGGCCGACGGCGCGCAGGTCGACCTCGCCGCGCTGCGAGCCGCCACCGAGGGCTCGGAGACCCTCGTGATCCTCGACGCGACGCAGCAGCTCGGCTGGCTCCGGCTCGACCTTGCGTGGGCCGACGTCGTCGTGAGCTCGAGCTACAAGTGGCTGCTGGCGCCCACCGGCATCGCCTGGGCGTCCTACGCCGAGCGGATGGTCGAGCGGCTCGTCCCCCACCACGCCAACCGCTACGCCGGGGGCGCGCCGTGGCAGACCACCTACGGGCTGCCGCTGCGGCTCACCGACGACGCCCGCCGGTTCGACATCTCCCCCTCGTGGTTCCCGGTGGTCGGCGCAGCCACGAGCCTGGCGTGGATGGCGACGCTCGACCTCGACGCCGTCACCGCGCACAACCTCGACCTCGCCGGGCGGGCGCGGGCCGCACTGGACCTGCCGCCGCTGGACTCGGCGATCGTCTCGATCCCGATCGAGCACGCCGCCACACGCCTGCAGGACGCGGGGCTGCGCGCCTCGGTGCGCCAGGGCGCGGCCCGGATCGCGTTCCACCTCTACAACGACGAGGAGGACCTCGACCGCGTGGTCGACGCCCTGCGTGCGTGA
- a CDS encoding isochorismatase family protein, which translates to MMSGPRTLVVVDVQNDFCEGGSLAVAGGAAVAQTVADLIAAGDYELVVATRDAHVDPGPHFSETPDYVDSWPPHCVVGTPGAELHEPLTNDLFAAIFDKGAYEAAYSGFEGADADGRTLADFLRERDVDAIDVCGIATDHCVRATALDGAAEGFRVRVLEDLTAAVTPESLNRVRQEWSAAGVTTA; encoded by the coding sequence CTGATGAGCGGACCCCGCACCCTGGTCGTCGTCGACGTCCAGAACGACTTCTGCGAGGGCGGCTCGCTGGCCGTCGCCGGCGGCGCGGCCGTCGCGCAGACCGTGGCCGACCTGATCGCCGCGGGCGACTACGAGCTCGTGGTGGCCACCCGCGACGCGCACGTCGACCCCGGCCCGCACTTCAGCGAGACGCCCGACTACGTGGACTCGTGGCCGCCGCACTGCGTGGTCGGCACGCCCGGCGCCGAGCTGCACGAGCCACTCACGAACGACCTCTTCGCCGCCATCTTCGACAAGGGCGCCTACGAGGCCGCGTACTCGGGCTTCGAGGGCGCCGACGCCGACGGACGCACCCTCGCCGACTTCCTGCGCGAGCGCGACGTCGACGCGATCGACGTGTGCGGCATCGCGACCGACCACTGCGTGCGCGCCACCGCGCTCGACGGGGCGGCCGAGGGCTTCCGCGTCAGGGTGCTGGAGGACCTCACCGCGGCCGTGACCCCGGAGAGCCTCAACCGCGTGCGGCAGGAGTGGTCCGCCGCGGGCGTCACCACGGCCTGA
- a CDS encoding alpha/beta hydrolase gives MSAPLPPRTRAFAALMKRLATPVEEATDYAELRAQRLRLMESPPGRLVFGRPDRRVRTEEIDIPLKGRTLRAIVHRPTGVGGLRPAVVNFHGGGWVQGSPEQSAWLASRLAAGSGAVVVSPSYRLAPEHPYPAAVEDTWEALGWIAARADGLGLDADRLAVMGDSAGGNLAAVAAQRSVSEGGPALRAQVLIYPAVEMYDKFASELRMPDEPVLSSANMSAFAHLYMGDAYGTEDPLASPLRATSFDGLPPAFILTADHDPLLDNGVHYREALQRAGVPVRYREYPGTVHGFVSLPGVSPAATDAASDIVDFVAAHVVVPR, from the coding sequence GTGAGTGCCCCACTGCCGCCGCGGACCCGTGCGTTCGCCGCCCTCATGAAGCGCCTGGCCACCCCGGTCGAGGAGGCCACCGACTACGCCGAGCTGCGCGCCCAGCGGCTGCGGCTCATGGAGTCGCCGCCCGGCCGGCTGGTGTTCGGCCGCCCCGATCGGCGCGTGCGGACCGAGGAGATCGATATCCCGCTCAAGGGCCGTACCCTGCGCGCGATCGTGCACCGCCCGACGGGCGTCGGGGGACTGCGCCCCGCGGTCGTGAACTTCCACGGCGGAGGCTGGGTGCAGGGCTCGCCCGAGCAGTCGGCGTGGCTCGCTTCGCGGCTCGCCGCGGGCAGCGGCGCGGTCGTGGTCTCGCCGTCGTACCGGCTGGCGCCGGAGCACCCGTACCCCGCCGCCGTCGAGGACACGTGGGAGGCGCTGGGCTGGATCGCCGCACGCGCCGACGGCCTCGGGCTCGACGCCGACAGGCTCGCCGTGATGGGCGACAGCGCCGGCGGCAACCTCGCGGCCGTCGCGGCACAGCGATCGGTGAGCGAGGGCGGGCCGGCGCTGCGCGCCCAGGTGCTGATCTACCCCGCGGTGGAGATGTACGACAAGTTCGCCTCCGAGCTGCGGATGCCCGACGAGCCGGTGCTGTCCTCGGCCAACATGAGCGCCTTCGCGCACCTCTACATGGGCGACGCCTACGGCACCGAGGACCCGCTCGCCTCGCCGCTGCGGGCCACGTCCTTCGACGGGCTCCCGCCGGCGTTCATCCTGACGGCCGACCACGACCCGCTGCTCGACAACGGCGTCCACTACCGCGAGGCGCTGCAGCGCGCGGGTGTTCCGGTGCGCTACCGCGAGTACCCCGGCACGGTGCACGGGTTCGTCAGCCTGCCGGGCGTCTCGCCGGCCGCGACCGACGCCGCCTCCGACATCGTCGACTTCGTCGCCGCGCACGTGGTGGTGCCGAGGTGA
- a CDS encoding oxygenase MpaB family protein: MTRRVRSDGLDPEVDYEEIARLFGQYDFPWDLEQALSFALFRTYAVPSIGRLLYETEQFGTDTQRRHDDTALLLGEIVDQGLESTPGRAAIRRMNQMHGRYDISNDDMRYVLATFVVMPNRWVNRYGFRRTTPIEDVAGVNYYRRLGRLMGIADLPTDLAGFERLLDDYEAEHFRFDPRSRAVADATLDLLTTFYPRPLAPAVRRFSIAIMDPHLREAFGYEHPPAWFERLSHGALGLRGRVVRLLPERTEPRRVRDSSRIKSYPGGFLIENLGT; the protein is encoded by the coding sequence GTGACCCGCCGGGTCCGCTCGGACGGCCTCGATCCCGAGGTCGACTACGAGGAGATCGCCCGGCTGTTCGGCCAGTACGACTTCCCGTGGGACCTCGAGCAGGCCCTGAGCTTCGCGCTGTTCCGCACCTACGCGGTCCCGTCGATCGGGCGGCTGCTGTACGAGACCGAGCAGTTCGGCACCGACACCCAGCGGCGCCACGACGACACGGCGCTGCTGCTGGGCGAGATCGTCGACCAGGGACTCGAGAGCACGCCCGGTCGCGCCGCGATCCGCCGGATGAACCAGATGCACGGCCGCTACGACATCAGCAACGACGACATGCGGTACGTGCTGGCGACCTTCGTCGTGATGCCGAACCGCTGGGTCAACCGCTACGGCTTCCGTCGCACCACGCCCATCGAGGACGTCGCGGGCGTGAACTACTACCGCCGTCTCGGGCGCCTGATGGGGATCGCGGACCTGCCCACGGACCTCGCCGGGTTCGAGCGCCTGCTCGACGACTACGAGGCCGAGCACTTCCGCTTCGACCCGCGGTCGCGCGCGGTGGCCGATGCGACGCTCGACCTGCTGACCACGTTCTACCCGCGTCCGCTCGCCCCCGCCGTCCGCCGCTTCAGCATCGCGATCATGGACCCGCACCTGCGCGAGGCCTTCGGCTACGAGCACCCACCGGCCTGGTTCGAGCGCCTCAGCCACGGTGCGCTGGGCCTGCGCGGCCGTGTGGTGCGACTCCTGCCCGAGCGCACCGAGCCGCGCCGGGTCCGCGACTCGAGCCGCATCAAGAGCTACCCCGGAGGCTTCCTCATCGAGAACCTCGGGACGTGA
- a CDS encoding DEAD/DEAH box helicase: MSAGLSLRAWQREAFEQYVRTQPADFLTVATPGAGKTTFALTIAADLLHRRVVERVVVVTPTEHLKSQWAQAAARSGIALEPNLSGALGARFDGYCVTYAGLATNPVGHRVRIERSRTFVILDEVHHAGDALSWGDAVLEACEPAIRRLSLTGTPFRSDDNPIPFVTYAPVGDGSISSVADYAYGYGEALKEGVVRPVLFMAYSGEMQWRTSAGDEVSARLGEPLTRDQTAQALRTALDPTGSWVPAVLEAAHKRLVEVRRDIHDAGGLVIASDQTSARAYAALLKELTGQSPTLVLSDEAGSSAKIAEFAAGNDPWMVAVRMVSEGVDVPRLAVGVYATTIATPLFFAQAIGRFVRARRRGETASVFLPSVPGLLKLAADLEAERDHVIGRPVHDESDLFAAEEALIARANASEGASDELGNQYAAIGSEALFDRVVYDGDEFAPIDYEMVAGDSEELDFLGIPGLLERDQVAELLRSARTRKREDAPARAEADVEYERRAQLRRDLNSLVAAWHHRTGTPHGVTHNKLRQECGGPAAAQATTAQLQHRIDMLRDWALRASG, translated from the coding sequence GTGAGTGCTGGCCTGTCGCTACGGGCCTGGCAGCGTGAGGCGTTCGAGCAGTACGTCCGCACGCAGCCGGCCGACTTCCTCACCGTCGCCACGCCCGGCGCCGGCAAGACCACCTTCGCGCTGACGATCGCGGCCGACCTGCTGCACCGTCGCGTCGTCGAGCGGGTCGTCGTGGTCACCCCCACCGAGCACCTCAAGTCGCAGTGGGCGCAGGCCGCCGCGCGCTCGGGCATCGCGCTCGAGCCGAATCTGTCGGGGGCGCTCGGCGCCCGCTTCGACGGCTACTGCGTCACGTACGCCGGTCTGGCCACCAACCCTGTCGGCCACCGCGTGCGCATCGAGCGCAGCCGCACCTTCGTGATCCTCGACGAGGTCCACCACGCCGGCGACGCGCTGTCGTGGGGCGACGCGGTGCTGGAGGCGTGCGAGCCGGCGATCCGCCGCCTCTCGCTCACCGGCACGCCGTTCCGCTCCGACGACAACCCGATCCCGTTCGTCACCTACGCGCCCGTCGGCGACGGCTCGATCTCGTCGGTGGCCGACTACGCCTACGGCTACGGCGAGGCCCTCAAGGAGGGCGTCGTCCGACCGGTCCTGTTCATGGCCTACTCGGGCGAGATGCAGTGGCGCACCAGCGCGGGCGACGAGGTCTCGGCCCGGCTCGGCGAGCCGCTCACGCGCGACCAGACCGCGCAGGCCCTGCGCACCGCGCTCGACCCCACGGGCTCGTGGGTGCCGGCCGTGCTCGAGGCCGCCCACAAGCGTCTCGTCGAGGTCCGCCGCGACATCCACGACGCGGGTGGCCTCGTGATCGCCAGCGACCAGACGTCGGCCCGGGCCTACGCCGCGCTGCTCAAGGAGCTCACGGGGCAGTCGCCCACGCTGGTGCTCTCCGACGAGGCCGGCTCGAGCGCCAAGATCGCCGAGTTCGCCGCCGGGAACGACCCGTGGATGGTCGCGGTCCGCATGGTCAGCGAGGGCGTCGACGTCCCGCGTCTCGCGGTCGGCGTCTACGCCACCACGATCGCCACCCCGCTGTTCTTCGCCCAGGCGATCGGCCGCTTCGTGCGTGCCCGGCGCCGCGGGGAGACCGCGTCGGTCTTCCTACCCAGCGTGCCGGGCCTGCTGAAGCTCGCCGCCGACCTCGAGGCCGAGCGCGACCACGTCATCGGCCGCCCCGTGCACGACGAGTCCGACCTGTTCGCCGCCGAGGAGGCGCTCATCGCGCGCGCCAACGCGTCCGAGGGCGCCAGCGACGAGCTCGGCAACCAGTACGCCGCGATCGGCAGCGAGGCGCTGTTCGACCGCGTGGTCTACGACGGCGACGAGTTCGCGCCGATCGACTACGAGATGGTGGCCGGCGACTCCGAGGAGCTCGACTTCCTCGGCATCCCCGGCCTGCTCGAGCGCGACCAGGTGGCCGAGCTGCTGCGCAGCGCGCGCACCCGCAAGCGCGAGGACGCCCCGGCGCGCGCCGAGGCCGACGTCGAGTACGAGCGCCGCGCCCAGCTGCGCCGCGACCTGAACTCGCTCGTGGCCGCCTGGCACCATCGCACGGGCACGCCGCACGGCGTCACCCACAACAAGCTGCGCCAGGAGTGTGGTGGCCCGGCCGCCGCCCAGGCCACCACCGCGCAGCTGCAGCACCGCATCGACATGCTGCGCGACTGGGCCCTGCGCGCCTCGGGCTGA
- a CDS encoding MerR family transcriptional regulator — translation MTDAARDEEFTVDVLAERAGMTVRNVRAYSTRGLIDPPRLEGRTGYYTQKHLQRLVLIRTLLGRGFTLAAVEDAILKSPSTASHVALDLLNIFEVDDAQDPTEVISRAELASLSNVSPDHKLIDQMIELGLLEHVDDQTVRMLNPSVVRQGAASVALGLSPDSVVDIVPHMREHLEQISDRFVHHVSRDVAQPFLDAGLPQEEWPTVFERIDQLIPIASQVVVAMFRSVLREAIEVEIGHKLEELAAEGDQPSP, via the coding sequence ATGACGGACGCGGCGCGCGACGAGGAGTTCACCGTCGACGTGCTCGCCGAGCGGGCCGGCATGACGGTGCGCAACGTGCGCGCCTACTCCACGCGTGGACTGATCGACCCGCCACGCCTCGAGGGACGCACCGGGTACTACACGCAGAAGCACCTCCAGCGCCTCGTCCTCATCCGCACCCTGCTGGGTCGTGGCTTCACCCTGGCGGCGGTCGAGGACGCGATCCTGAAGTCGCCGTCCACCGCCTCCCACGTGGCGCTCGACCTGCTGAACATCTTCGAGGTCGACGACGCCCAGGACCCCACCGAGGTGATCAGCCGGGCCGAGCTGGCCTCGCTGTCGAACGTGAGTCCCGACCACAAGCTGATCGACCAGATGATCGAGCTCGGGCTGCTGGAGCACGTCGACGACCAGACGGTGCGCATGCTGAACCCGAGCGTCGTGCGTCAGGGGGCCGCGTCGGTCGCCCTCGGCCTCAGCCCCGACAGCGTGGTCGACATCGTGCCGCACATGCGCGAGCACCTCGAGCAGATCTCCGACCGGTTCGTCCACCACGTCAGCCGCGACGTCGCGCAGCCGTTCCTCGACGCCGGCCTGCCCCAGGAGGAGTGGCCCACGGTCTTCGAGAGGATCGACCAGCTGATCCCCATCGCGAGCCAGGTGGTCGTGGCGATGTTCCGCAGCGTGCTGCGCGAGGCGATCGAGGTCGAGATCGGCCACAAGCTGGAGGAGCTGGCCGCCGAGGGCGACCAGCCGTCCCCCTGA
- the clpS gene encoding ATP-dependent Clp protease adapter ClpS, protein MTTPTPVETEKPDADLVVQLEDPWVTIVWNDPVNLMSYVAFVFRTYFGYTEEKATQLMLAVHEEGRAIVSSGRREEQERHVQAMHEYGLWATLERSDA, encoded by the coding sequence GTGACCACCCCCACCCCCGTCGAGACCGAGAAGCCGGACGCCGACCTCGTCGTCCAGCTGGAGGACCCGTGGGTGACCATCGTCTGGAACGACCCGGTCAACCTCATGTCGTACGTGGCGTTCGTCTTCCGGACGTACTTCGGCTACACCGAGGAGAAGGCCACCCAGCTGATGCTCGCCGTGCACGAGGAGGGCCGGGCCATCGTCTCCAGCGGCCGCCGCGAGGAGCAGGAGCGGCACGTGCAGGCCATGCACGAGTACGGACTGTGGGCCACGCTCGAGCGGAGCGACGCGTGA